In Pseudomonas sp. DNDY-54, a genomic segment contains:
- a CDS encoding C40 family peptidase: MPFLARLLTAFLPVVLLSGCAGKQPVEPVAVIPTIAPQQTGAAEDVLFTALGLVGTPYRYGGNTPDGGFDCSGLINYVYRGAAGLLLPRTTGEMSRIGGGAVRRDALQTGDLLFFATSGGRRVSHAAIYVGEGRFVHAPSSGGTVRLDSLNNRYWQKHYLSAKRILDNERLAQNP, from the coding sequence ATGCCCTTTTTGGCCCGTCTTTTGACTGCTTTCTTGCCCGTCGTGCTGTTATCCGGTTGCGCCGGGAAGCAACCGGTCGAGCCCGTGGCGGTGATACCCACGATAGCGCCGCAACAAACAGGCGCCGCTGAGGACGTCTTGTTCACCGCGCTGGGGTTAGTCGGGACGCCGTATCGTTACGGTGGCAACACACCTGACGGCGGCTTCGATTGCAGCGGCTTGATCAACTATGTCTACCGTGGCGCAGCAGGGCTGCTGTTGCCACGTACCACGGGTGAAATGAGCCGCATAGGTGGTGGCGCTGTCAGGCGGGACGCCCTGCAAACAGGCGATTTGCTGTTCTTTGCCACCAGTGGCGGGCGTCGGGTCAGTCATGCCGCCATCTATGTCGGTGAGGGGCGCTTCGTTCATGCGCCGTCAAGCGGTGGAACGGTGCGTCTGGATAGTCTCAACAACCGCTATTGGCAAAAACACTACCTTAGCGCCAAGCGTATTCTGGACAATGAGCGCCTCGCCCAAAACCCCTGA
- the nhaD gene encoding sodium:proton antiporter NhaD codes for MPEVLQYVLIGLAVAALLGVVLEEITHVNKAKVTLFFGTLAWMLLFVFSPEGAERDLVLESLNENIAEIAGLWIFLVAAMTFVAYLNKKGMIENLIYLVLPKQISERKLLFLTATFCFVFSSLADNITATLVSITLIMSLKLSAEKTIKYAALVVFSVNSGGVALITGDVTTLMIFLAGKVKILQLLLLAIPAFLAVMLLATMLSFGMNGQVQVTSHRTDVRRVDVAIALIFLGTILCTIVGNFFFQIPPVLTFLTGLSIMFLVARFFSDDIETDPILEYVRQVEFETLLFFLGILLLVGMLKEIQVLDGLVHIYDQIPAVMANYLMGVLSAAIDNVPLTAALLKSGLEMGVAEWMVLTYSVGVGGSLLVIGSAAGIVAMSKVPGLTFGSYLRYSLYLFVAFNLGFVGVYLTGLAAAAAIG; via the coding sequence ATGCCTGAAGTACTTCAGTACGTGCTGATCGGCCTTGCCGTGGCCGCTCTGCTCGGTGTCGTTCTGGAAGAGATAACCCATGTAAACAAAGCCAAGGTGACGCTGTTTTTTGGCACGCTGGCGTGGATGCTGTTATTCGTGTTTTCGCCAGAGGGTGCGGAGCGCGACCTGGTGCTCGAGAGCCTCAACGAGAACATCGCGGAGATTGCCGGGCTCTGGATCTTTCTGGTCGCAGCGATGACCTTTGTTGCGTATCTGAACAAGAAGGGGATGATCGAAAACCTGATCTACCTGGTGCTACCCAAGCAGATCAGTGAACGAAAGCTGCTGTTTCTGACGGCGACCTTCTGCTTCGTGTTTTCCTCGCTGGCCGACAACATCACAGCGACGCTGGTCTCCATCACGCTGATCATGTCGCTCAAGCTCAGCGCAGAAAAAACCATCAAGTACGCGGCACTGGTGGTCTTTTCGGTCAACTCGGGCGGTGTTGCGCTGATCACCGGTGACGTGACCACGCTGATGATTTTCCTTGCCGGCAAGGTGAAGATCCTGCAGCTGCTGCTCCTGGCCATCCCGGCATTCCTGGCCGTGATGCTGCTGGCGACGATGCTGTCGTTCGGCATGAACGGGCAGGTTCAGGTGACGAGCCATCGCACGGATGTGCGTCGCGTCGATGTCGCGATCGCGCTGATTTTTCTGGGCACTATCCTGTGCACCATCGTGGGCAACTTCTTCTTTCAGATACCACCGGTACTGACCTTCCTTACCGGCTTGTCGATCATGTTTCTGGTGGCGCGCTTCTTCAGTGACGACATCGAAACCGACCCGATTCTGGAGTACGTCCGACAGGTTGAGTTCGAAACGCTGCTGTTCTTCCTCGGCATCCTGTTGCTCGTCGGTATGCTCAAAGAGATTCAGGTCCTTGACGGGCTGGTACACATCTACGACCAGATCCCGGCGGTCATGGCCAATTACCTGATGGGTGTCCTGTCCGCGGCGATCGACAACGTGCCGCTGACCGCTGCGTTGCTGAAGTCCGGTCTTGAAATGGGCGTCGCCGAGTGGATGGTGTTGACGTATTCGGTGGGTGTGGGCGGTTCGTTGCTGGTGATCGGTTCTGCGGCCGGCATTGTCGCCATGAGCAAGGTGCCGGGGCTGACCTTCGGTAGCTACCTTCGCTACAGCCTATACCTATTCGTTGCGTTCAACCTTGGCTTTGTCGGGGTTTACCTCACCGGTCTGGCGGCTGCTGCGGCGATCGGCTGA
- a CDS encoding metallophosphoesterase — MTTIVQISDTHFGTEQPAVVQAMEDHVREHGADLLIFSGDITQRAKAAQFAAAQAFVQRLHGHGIAETLVIPGNHDIPLYNVFARFLMPYRNYRRHFGEDLEPTFEDDDVLIIGLNTTHPRRHKDGLVTEEQVRSVTQRLKQTDPNKLRIVVAHQPFGAMVLSDLSNLQHNADDALHRWADQGLDLVMGGHIHLPYVLPLSRQYPGLSREIWMVQAGTTLSSRVRGTSPNSFNRLKLHPGADKKACVERWDLLDDRFVLGSHFNLHW, encoded by the coding sequence ATGACGACCATCGTGCAGATCTCCGACACCCACTTCGGCACCGAGCAACCGGCCGTGGTGCAAGCCATGGAAGATCATGTGCGCGAGCATGGCGCCGACCTGCTGATCTTTTCGGGTGATATCACCCAGCGCGCCAAGGCCGCCCAGTTTGCCGCGGCACAGGCATTCGTGCAGCGCCTGCACGGCCACGGGATTGCCGAAACGTTGGTCATTCCAGGCAATCACGACATCCCGCTGTACAACGTGTTTGCTCGCTTTCTGATGCCCTACCGAAACTATCGCCGGCACTTCGGCGAGGACCTGGAGCCGACCTTCGAAGACGATGATGTATTGATCATCGGCCTCAACACTACCCATCCGCGGCGACACAAGGATGGTTTGGTAACCGAGGAACAGGTGCGATCGGTCACGCAGCGGCTCAAGCAGACAGATCCGAACAAGCTGCGCATCGTGGTTGCGCACCAGCCCTTCGGCGCAATGGTCCTGAGTGACCTGAGCAACCTGCAGCACAACGCCGATGATGCGCTGCACCGCTGGGCCGATCAGGGTCTGGATCTGGTGATGGGCGGACATATCCACTTGCCCTATGTGCTGCCGTTGTCCAGGCAATACCCAGGGCTCTCGCGGGAGATATGGATGGTGCAGGCCGGCACCACGCTGTCGTCGCGGGTTCGCGGCACCTCGCCAAACTCGTTTAACCGTTTAAAACTTCATCCAGGCGCCGATAAGAAAGCCTGTGTAGAACGCTGGGATCTGCTGGATGATCGCTTCGTGCTGGGCTCGCATTTCAACCTGCATTGGTAG